A DNA window from Gigantopelta aegis isolate Gae_Host chromosome 4, Gae_host_genome, whole genome shotgun sequence contains the following coding sequences:
- the LOC121370932 gene encoding mucin-17-like isoform X1 produces the protein MREQLTDLLVLKMSAEEKSMSGKLVTGNDGNFMLLLDPLSEDKAVFTSVRCGSNSELPSNTESTDSSKIVNLTATDITSSHRQNGRHFHDTFLPNVQKNTGLNMQQSIGSVRTLVPSCTTTMPMVSSSATVNIAVSGHSTGTCAVPSGDSLSNIQNVHSKLIPNSSFINTGEKFYFPTSTPLMTMPTSKVGQPLTSSILSTPVMPASKSINSIPTQCCLTASNMLQSIVQAGYSATQVGNKQATRPKIVTNYTTMPKQNESRERNIQVVYPSTLNSLKGVKPNVIIIPSTTAQSTVVTTKPTAVPSTIFSHSAAAIMNPSQGISVAVPPTTSSQPHIFPLPATRSLLISPVVSSSVPQTSVIIPPSVPIVKQVTANSTGFANIIRRNPVVTSAQGSNLKTHNPCTSVPVTSRTAPSKKHTLIISSNPQFSNTDQVVLKSICPSQPVILKLASGAKVPIPAETIQSISKSKSSVAHIVITSPPRASVAGKEKMADNCISAVHTKQFDKAGSLSVTTSSNQERAFPPLQISNISSLPNHNSTSINVKTTKCQEKVTQSGQVTVIPENKSGITCSTKLADSLDPCYPVLEKLSDRQIAHIMSSVAEQKRGKCRRKLRSRNRPGDLSVALERKCSSYCRQRTLKFLCRLGMLKCRKVKGDKQTKTTSVTKPNVMNKDGNKSLHNMPTILQGISRSSSSLITSASVQNKPPVVSSVVKTGIEVGKLLSVADAGKGLQSKVIVNDAKGLPVPMQLVAVNNKLYLLPVSSNIGTPLAPSVFTGPLLNSALTTMPDVRSRLAAGVNRLVGRDPVQVINAMNQPTHRNIFSSLPTFSQSSTINMLPLSTSNRLASSLLSGSTVYSVQSNTKTGAPRGSQSPVVIQAPLIMKATSAIPSDSGTPASDKIGDTQQETKTMEKIVPWKLPWNYEIKSEPVTEGYGDEEESQKTAEVSKTASDQVMTIRLPFQKSAPAIQSAPLPGVSSNDVGGNTSNNATSCSSFQVIQQSCIPSKFVKTNQDLIVASSQNDRIQRLKEILREKEQMLEELKRKQAYFHL, from the exons ATGCGTGAACAACTAACG gACCTACTGGTCTTGAAGATGTCAGCTGAAGAAAA ATCGATGTCTGGGAAGCTTGTGACTGGTAATGATGGTAACTTCATGCTTTTACTTGATCCATTATCTGAAGACAAGGCAGTATTTACGAGCGTCAGATGTGGTTCAAATTCTGAACTGCCGTCGAATACTGAATCAACTGACAGTTCCAAAATAGTGAACCTGACAGCAACAGATATCACAAGCAGTCACAGGCAGAATGGAAGACATTTTCATGATACATTTTTACCAAACGTAcaaaaaaatactggccttaATATGCAACAATCGATAGGATCAGTGAGGACATTAGTGCCCTCTTGCACTACTACTATGCCGATGGTTTCATCATCAGCAACAGTTAATATTGCAGTTTCGGGGCATTCCACTGGAACATGTGCTGTTCCATCTGGTGACAGTTTAAGTAATATACAAAACGTGCATTCCAAGTTGATTCCAAACAGCTCTTTTATTAATACTGGCGAAAAGTTTTATTTTCCCACTAGCACACCCTTGATGACAATGCCAACAAGTAAGGTGGGTCAACCGTTAACTTCTAGTATACTCTCAACGCCTGTGATGCCGGCAAGCAAATCTATAAATAGTATTCCAACACAGTGCTGTCTGACAGCTTCAAATATGTTACAATCCATTGTACAAGCCGGATACAGTGCAACACAAGTGGGTAACAAACAGGCGACTCGTCCAAAGATTGTGACCAACTACACAACGATGCCAAAGCAGAATGAGAGTCGTGAGCGAAATATACAGGTGGTATATCCTTCCACATTGAATTCTTTAAAAGGGGTGAAACCAAACGTGATCATTATACCAAGTACGACAGCACAAAGCACAGTGGTGACGACAAAGCCAACTGCAGTTCCCTCGACAATCTTTTCGCACAgtgctgcagcaatcatgaaTCCTTCACAAGGCATATCAGTAGCTGTACCACCAACCACTTCTTCTCAGCCACACATTTTTCCTTTGCCTGCTACACGGTCATTGTTAATTTCTCCAGTAGTTTCGTCTTCAGTGCCACAGACGTCAGTGATTATTCCTCCATCTGTACCCATCGTAAAGCAAGTGACAGCAAATAGTACTGGCTTTGCAAACATTATCCGCAGAAATCCGGTAGTTACATCTGCACAAGGCTCCAATTTGAAGACGCACAATCCTTGCACATCTGTTCCTGTTACTTCAAGGACAGCACCATCtaaaaaacacactttaattatCTCCAGTAATCCCCAATTTTCTAATACAGATCAGGTAGTACTTAAAAGTATTTGCCCCAGTCAACCAGTTATTTTGAAATTGGCATCTGGTGCCAAAGTTCCAATACCTGCAGAAACCATTCAAAGCATTAGCAAATCAAAGTCTTCTGTTGCCCATATTGTGATAACATCTCCTCCAAGAGCAAGTGTTGCAGGGAAAGAAAAAATGGCTGACAACTGCATTTCTGCAGTTCATACAAAACAGTTTGATAAAGCAGGTAGCCTGTCAGTCACCACATCCAGTAATCAAGAACGTGCATTTCCTCCACTGCAGATAAGTAATATATCCTCCCTACCCAATCACAATTCTACATCCATAAATGTGAAGACAACAAAATGCCAGGAAAAAGTAACACAATCGGGACAAGTTACTGTAATCCCCGAAAACAAGTCTGGGATCACATGTAGCACGAAACTAGCTGACTCGCTGGATCCATGCTACCCTGTACTTGAAAAACTAAGTGACAGGCAAATAGCTCACATTATGTCATCTGTAGCAGAGCAGAAGCGTGGCAAGTGTAGACGAAAACTAAGAAGTAGAAACCGACCTGGTGATTTGAGTGTTGCTCTTGAACGAAAGTGTTCTTCTTATTGCAGACAGCGCACTTTGAAATTTCTTTGTAGACTTGGGATGCTTAAGTGTCGGAAAGTAAAAGGTGATAAGCAAACCAAAACTACTAGTGTTACCAAACCAAATGTTATGAACAAAGATGGAAATAAATCTTTGCACAATATGCCAACTATTCTACAGGGCATATCTCGCTCATCATCATCTTTGATCACTTCAGCATCAGTCCAAAACAAACCTCCAGTAGTATCCAGTGTAGTAAAAACTGGAATTGAAGTTGGCAAACTTTTATCTGTGGCCGATGCAGGAAAAGGTTTGCAGTCTAAAGTTATTGTTAATGATGCAAAAGGATTACCAGTACCAATGCAACTTGTAGCGGTGAACAATAAACTGTATCTTCTTCCAGTATCAAGCAACATTGGCACTCCACTTGCGCCGTCGGTGTTTACTGGGCCTTTGCTAAACAGTGCATTGACCACAATGCCAGATGTAAGGTCTAGATTAGCGGCAGGGGTGAATCGATTGGTAGGGCGTGATCCCGTGCAAGTTATTAATGCCATGAACCAGCCTAcacatagaaacatattttcGTCTTTGCCAACATTTAGCCAGTCTTCAACAATAAATATGCTACCACTTTCTACATCTAATCGTCTGGCTTCCAGTCTGTTGTCTGGTTCAACAGTTTATTCAGTGCAGTCCAATACTAAAACGGGTGCACCCAGAGGTTCACAATCTCCAGTTGTTATTCAAGCACCGCTTATTATGAAAGCGACCTCGGCCATACCTTCCGATTCGGGTACGCCAGCATCTGATAAAATAGGTGATACACAACAAGAGACCAAGACAATGGAAAAGATTGTACCATGGAAACTGCCCTGGAATTATGAAATTAAAAGTGAACCTGTGACTGAAGGATATGGCGATGAAGAGGAATCGCAAAAGACTGCAGAAGTAAGCAAAACCGCCAGTGATCAGGTAATGACCATCAGGTTGCCCTTTCAGAAATCGGCTCCGGCAATACAATCTGCACCATTACCTGGGGTTTCTAGCAATGATGTTGGTGGAAACACTTCAAATAATGCCACTAGTTGTTCATCTTTTCAAGTAATTCAACAATCTTGCATCCCGTCCAAGTTTGTTAAAACCAATCAGGATTTGATTGTAGCATCTAGTCAGAATGACAGAATACAAAGATTGAAGGAAATTCTCAGAGAAAAGGAACAAATGTTGGAAGAACTCAAGCGAAAACAagcatattttcatttatag
- the LOC121370932 gene encoding mucin-17-like isoform X2 has translation MSAEEKSMSGKLVTGNDGNFMLLLDPLSEDKAVFTSVRCGSNSELPSNTESTDSSKIVNLTATDITSSHRQNGRHFHDTFLPNVQKNTGLNMQQSIGSVRTLVPSCTTTMPMVSSSATVNIAVSGHSTGTCAVPSGDSLSNIQNVHSKLIPNSSFINTGEKFYFPTSTPLMTMPTSKVGQPLTSSILSTPVMPASKSINSIPTQCCLTASNMLQSIVQAGYSATQVGNKQATRPKIVTNYTTMPKQNESRERNIQVVYPSTLNSLKGVKPNVIIIPSTTAQSTVVTTKPTAVPSTIFSHSAAAIMNPSQGISVAVPPTTSSQPHIFPLPATRSLLISPVVSSSVPQTSVIIPPSVPIVKQVTANSTGFANIIRRNPVVTSAQGSNLKTHNPCTSVPVTSRTAPSKKHTLIISSNPQFSNTDQVVLKSICPSQPVILKLASGAKVPIPAETIQSISKSKSSVAHIVITSPPRASVAGKEKMADNCISAVHTKQFDKAGSLSVTTSSNQERAFPPLQISNISSLPNHNSTSINVKTTKCQEKVTQSGQVTVIPENKSGITCSTKLADSLDPCYPVLEKLSDRQIAHIMSSVAEQKRGKCRRKLRSRNRPGDLSVALERKCSSYCRQRTLKFLCRLGMLKCRKVKGDKQTKTTSVTKPNVMNKDGNKSLHNMPTILQGISRSSSSLITSASVQNKPPVVSSVVKTGIEVGKLLSVADAGKGLQSKVIVNDAKGLPVPMQLVAVNNKLYLLPVSSNIGTPLAPSVFTGPLLNSALTTMPDVRSRLAAGVNRLVGRDPVQVINAMNQPTHRNIFSSLPTFSQSSTINMLPLSTSNRLASSLLSGSTVYSVQSNTKTGAPRGSQSPVVIQAPLIMKATSAIPSDSGTPASDKIGDTQQETKTMEKIVPWKLPWNYEIKSEPVTEGYGDEEESQKTAEVSKTASDQVMTIRLPFQKSAPAIQSAPLPGVSSNDVGGNTSNNATSCSSFQVIQQSCIPSKFVKTNQDLIVASSQNDRIQRLKEILREKEQMLEELKRKQAYFHL, from the exons ATGTCAGCTGAAGAAAA ATCGATGTCTGGGAAGCTTGTGACTGGTAATGATGGTAACTTCATGCTTTTACTTGATCCATTATCTGAAGACAAGGCAGTATTTACGAGCGTCAGATGTGGTTCAAATTCTGAACTGCCGTCGAATACTGAATCAACTGACAGTTCCAAAATAGTGAACCTGACAGCAACAGATATCACAAGCAGTCACAGGCAGAATGGAAGACATTTTCATGATACATTTTTACCAAACGTAcaaaaaaatactggccttaATATGCAACAATCGATAGGATCAGTGAGGACATTAGTGCCCTCTTGCACTACTACTATGCCGATGGTTTCATCATCAGCAACAGTTAATATTGCAGTTTCGGGGCATTCCACTGGAACATGTGCTGTTCCATCTGGTGACAGTTTAAGTAATATACAAAACGTGCATTCCAAGTTGATTCCAAACAGCTCTTTTATTAATACTGGCGAAAAGTTTTATTTTCCCACTAGCACACCCTTGATGACAATGCCAACAAGTAAGGTGGGTCAACCGTTAACTTCTAGTATACTCTCAACGCCTGTGATGCCGGCAAGCAAATCTATAAATAGTATTCCAACACAGTGCTGTCTGACAGCTTCAAATATGTTACAATCCATTGTACAAGCCGGATACAGTGCAACACAAGTGGGTAACAAACAGGCGACTCGTCCAAAGATTGTGACCAACTACACAACGATGCCAAAGCAGAATGAGAGTCGTGAGCGAAATATACAGGTGGTATATCCTTCCACATTGAATTCTTTAAAAGGGGTGAAACCAAACGTGATCATTATACCAAGTACGACAGCACAAAGCACAGTGGTGACGACAAAGCCAACTGCAGTTCCCTCGACAATCTTTTCGCACAgtgctgcagcaatcatgaaTCCTTCACAAGGCATATCAGTAGCTGTACCACCAACCACTTCTTCTCAGCCACACATTTTTCCTTTGCCTGCTACACGGTCATTGTTAATTTCTCCAGTAGTTTCGTCTTCAGTGCCACAGACGTCAGTGATTATTCCTCCATCTGTACCCATCGTAAAGCAAGTGACAGCAAATAGTACTGGCTTTGCAAACATTATCCGCAGAAATCCGGTAGTTACATCTGCACAAGGCTCCAATTTGAAGACGCACAATCCTTGCACATCTGTTCCTGTTACTTCAAGGACAGCACCATCtaaaaaacacactttaattatCTCCAGTAATCCCCAATTTTCTAATACAGATCAGGTAGTACTTAAAAGTATTTGCCCCAGTCAACCAGTTATTTTGAAATTGGCATCTGGTGCCAAAGTTCCAATACCTGCAGAAACCATTCAAAGCATTAGCAAATCAAAGTCTTCTGTTGCCCATATTGTGATAACATCTCCTCCAAGAGCAAGTGTTGCAGGGAAAGAAAAAATGGCTGACAACTGCATTTCTGCAGTTCATACAAAACAGTTTGATAAAGCAGGTAGCCTGTCAGTCACCACATCCAGTAATCAAGAACGTGCATTTCCTCCACTGCAGATAAGTAATATATCCTCCCTACCCAATCACAATTCTACATCCATAAATGTGAAGACAACAAAATGCCAGGAAAAAGTAACACAATCGGGACAAGTTACTGTAATCCCCGAAAACAAGTCTGGGATCACATGTAGCACGAAACTAGCTGACTCGCTGGATCCATGCTACCCTGTACTTGAAAAACTAAGTGACAGGCAAATAGCTCACATTATGTCATCTGTAGCAGAGCAGAAGCGTGGCAAGTGTAGACGAAAACTAAGAAGTAGAAACCGACCTGGTGATTTGAGTGTTGCTCTTGAACGAAAGTGTTCTTCTTATTGCAGACAGCGCACTTTGAAATTTCTTTGTAGACTTGGGATGCTTAAGTGTCGGAAAGTAAAAGGTGATAAGCAAACCAAAACTACTAGTGTTACCAAACCAAATGTTATGAACAAAGATGGAAATAAATCTTTGCACAATATGCCAACTATTCTACAGGGCATATCTCGCTCATCATCATCTTTGATCACTTCAGCATCAGTCCAAAACAAACCTCCAGTAGTATCCAGTGTAGTAAAAACTGGAATTGAAGTTGGCAAACTTTTATCTGTGGCCGATGCAGGAAAAGGTTTGCAGTCTAAAGTTATTGTTAATGATGCAAAAGGATTACCAGTACCAATGCAACTTGTAGCGGTGAACAATAAACTGTATCTTCTTCCAGTATCAAGCAACATTGGCACTCCACTTGCGCCGTCGGTGTTTACTGGGCCTTTGCTAAACAGTGCATTGACCACAATGCCAGATGTAAGGTCTAGATTAGCGGCAGGGGTGAATCGATTGGTAGGGCGTGATCCCGTGCAAGTTATTAATGCCATGAACCAGCCTAcacatagaaacatattttcGTCTTTGCCAACATTTAGCCAGTCTTCAACAATAAATATGCTACCACTTTCTACATCTAATCGTCTGGCTTCCAGTCTGTTGTCTGGTTCAACAGTTTATTCAGTGCAGTCCAATACTAAAACGGGTGCACCCAGAGGTTCACAATCTCCAGTTGTTATTCAAGCACCGCTTATTATGAAAGCGACCTCGGCCATACCTTCCGATTCGGGTACGCCAGCATCTGATAAAATAGGTGATACACAACAAGAGACCAAGACAATGGAAAAGATTGTACCATGGAAACTGCCCTGGAATTATGAAATTAAAAGTGAACCTGTGACTGAAGGATATGGCGATGAAGAGGAATCGCAAAAGACTGCAGAAGTAAGCAAAACCGCCAGTGATCAGGTAATGACCATCAGGTTGCCCTTTCAGAAATCGGCTCCGGCAATACAATCTGCACCATTACCTGGGGTTTCTAGCAATGATGTTGGTGGAAACACTTCAAATAATGCCACTAGTTGTTCATCTTTTCAAGTAATTCAACAATCTTGCATCCCGTCCAAGTTTGTTAAAACCAATCAGGATTTGATTGTAGCATCTAGTCAGAATGACAGAATACAAAGATTGAAGGAAATTCTCAGAGAAAAGGAACAAATGTTGGAAGAACTCAAGCGAAAACAagcatattttcatttatag